A single genomic interval of Pirellulales bacterium harbors:
- a CDS encoding aminotransferase class V-fold PLP-dependent enzyme, which translates to MPEARWDAFRRQMPAAAEWAYFDHAAVAPLPAPAAAAMIAWAREAAALGGAGWLEWKAVREALRARAARLVGADVEEIALVRSTTEGINLVAEGFPWRAGDNVVTLADEFPSNLYPWMNQARRGVETRRVPTDDGRVDLDRLADACDERTRVVSISWIGYASGWRNDIGAVAEIAHRRGALFFLDAIQGLGALPLDVRRSAVDFFAADGHKWLLGPEGAGLFYIRREHLDRLQPIGVGWNSVAHSSDFTHIELKFKNSAARFEGGSSNMVGFAGLNASLELLMSLDIATIGERILAVTDLACRRLIEAGATIASHREQPEHLSGIVLFDWPGRDPQFIRRQLFDRKILLSARAGKLRISPHAYCNEADIERLVEELKACPSVQPTS; encoded by the coding sequence ATGCCCGAAGCTCGCTGGGACGCCTTCCGCCGCCAGATGCCGGCCGCGGCCGAGTGGGCTTACTTCGATCATGCCGCAGTCGCCCCGCTTCCGGCTCCCGCTGCCGCGGCGATGATCGCCTGGGCGCGCGAGGCGGCGGCGCTCGGGGGCGCCGGCTGGCTCGAGTGGAAGGCCGTGCGCGAGGCATTGCGGGCTCGTGCCGCGCGGCTGGTCGGCGCCGACGTGGAAGAAATCGCCCTGGTCCGCAGCACGACCGAAGGGATCAACCTGGTGGCCGAGGGTTTTCCTTGGCGGGCGGGCGACAACGTTGTCACGCTCGCCGACGAATTCCCCTCGAATCTTTATCCGTGGATGAATCAGGCCCGCCGCGGAGTGGAAACCCGCCGCGTGCCGACCGACGACGGCCGCGTCGATCTCGATCGGCTCGCCGACGCTTGCGACGAGCGAACGCGAGTCGTTTCCATTAGTTGGATTGGATACGCGAGCGGCTGGCGAAACGACATCGGCGCGGTGGCCGAAATTGCGCATCGGCGGGGCGCACTCTTCTTTCTCGACGCGATTCAGGGGCTCGGCGCCCTTCCGCTCGACGTCCGCCGCAGCGCAGTCGATTTCTTCGCTGCTGACGGTCACAAATGGCTGCTGGGGCCCGAGGGGGCCGGGCTGTTCTACATTCGCCGCGAGCACCTCGACCGGCTCCAACCGATCGGCGTCGGCTGGAACAGCGTCGCTCATTCGTCCGACTTCACGCACATCGAGCTGAAATTCAAAAACTCAGCCGCGCGCTTCGAAGGGGGCTCGTCGAACATGGTCGGCTTCGCCGGGCTGAACGCCAGCCTGGAATTGCTGATGAGCCTCGACATCGCCACGATCGGCGAACGGATTCTCGCCGTCACCGATCTGGCCTGCCGCCGACTGATCGAGGCCGGGGCGACGATTGCCAGCCATCGCGAACAACCCGAGCATTTGTCCGGCATCGTGCTCTTCGATTGGCCCGGCCGCGACCCGCAATTCATCCGCCGCCAGTTATTCGACCGCAAGATTCTCCTCAGCGCCCGCGCCGGCAAACTCCGCATCAGCCCACATGCTTATTGCAACGAGGCCGATATCGAGCGGCTCGTTGAGGAACTGAAAGCGTGCCCGTCAGTACAGCCGACCAGTTAG
- a CDS encoding PVC-type heme-binding CxxCH protein: MTIASRVSISAVLLAALANHSTVDAADATTRSGAIDHDPAKATSYLDAAEGLEVTLFASEPMMTNPTDMDIDAQGRVWICDVQNYRGHNGLRKAGDRILILEDTKGEGKADKATTFYQGRDVDAALGVCVLGDKVIVSCTPNVFEFTGDGHDKAAKKEVLFKNPGQPQHDHGAHAFVFGPDGKLYWNMGNVGQRVHDKNDKPIIDLEGNEVDDRGRPYRQGMVFRCNPDGSQFEVLAHNFRNNYEVAVDSFGTLWQSDNDDDGNRGCCINYVMEHGNFGYTDEMTGASWGIPYLGQPNEIPLRHWHLTDPGVVPNLLQTGAGAPAGILVYEGDLLPKVFQNQVIHTDPGRNIVRAYPVTTDAAGFKARIVDILGSTRNQWFRPCDVCVAPDGSLFVADWYDPGVGGHAQADTDRGRIFRIAPKGSKYIVPEFDFETIDGAIEALKNPCLAVRYLAWTKLHDAGAQAEPALVKLFQSDNPRYRARALWLLSKLEGRGPTHIEAALGDANPDIRITALRAARELNLDVIPLVAKVVDDSSPQVRRDAAIALRHSKSPAAANLWAELAMQHDGKDRWYLEALGIGADKQWDTYFAAWLKKAGDDWTSLAGRDIVWRSRAKGALPLLAKLILDRSTTLEERVRYFRAFDFHTDPSKQDVLVGLLGANHPDQAAIGALALRQLHGARPDSPQFTMALARTLDAARGTDQFLDLVMTYDIRDRADELMAMALADSSGTRGVKAAQYLLRSGENDHFRKSLAGDDATAEKLLTLLGLTQEPSAIDLILPLVLDPKRSQTLRSAGVRALGHSRLGEQAILNLAAKGKITVELQYAAAKVLQAASDSGIRAEAAKYLKLPEPAGGKPLPPLSALLKRRGNVEHGKAVFNTTGTCAKCHAINGIGKDVGPNLSEIGGKFPKDALYESILFPSAAIAHNFETHRLELQNGNVVQGIIVSETADSISIKTIEAIVQTYKKTDIADNTEVKVSLMPADLQKLLTVDDLVDVVEYLTTCRPAK; the protein is encoded by the coding sequence ATGACAATCGCGAGTCGCGTCTCAATATCTGCGGTACTACTCGCCGCGCTGGCAAATCATTCAACCGTTGATGCCGCCGACGCGACGACTCGCTCCGGTGCGATCGATCATGATCCGGCCAAGGCGACGAGCTATCTGGATGCCGCCGAAGGGCTCGAGGTGACGCTCTTCGCCTCGGAGCCGATGATGACCAACCCGACCGACATGGATATCGACGCCCAGGGGCGGGTCTGGATTTGCGACGTGCAAAACTATCGGGGCCATAATGGGCTGCGCAAGGCGGGCGACCGCATCCTGATCCTCGAAGACACCAAGGGGGAAGGGAAGGCCGACAAGGCGACCACCTTCTATCAAGGTCGCGACGTCGACGCGGCCTTGGGCGTGTGCGTCCTCGGCGACAAAGTGATCGTTTCCTGCACGCCGAATGTTTTCGAGTTCACGGGCGACGGCCACGACAAAGCCGCCAAGAAGGAAGTGCTCTTCAAGAACCCCGGTCAGCCGCAGCACGATCATGGGGCGCATGCCTTCGTGTTCGGCCCGGATGGCAAACTGTATTGGAACATGGGCAACGTCGGCCAGCGCGTCCACGACAAGAATGACAAACCGATCATTGATCTCGAAGGGAATGAGGTGGACGACCGTGGCCGGCCGTATCGCCAGGGAATGGTCTTCCGCTGTAATCCGGACGGCAGCCAATTCGAGGTGCTGGCCCACAACTTTCGCAACAACTACGAAGTAGCGGTCGACAGCTTTGGCACACTCTGGCAATCCGACAACGACGACGATGGCAACCGCGGCTGTTGCATCAACTATGTAATGGAGCACGGCAACTTCGGCTACACCGACGAAATGACCGGCGCCAGTTGGGGCATCCCGTATCTCGGCCAGCCCAACGAGATTCCGCTCCGGCACTGGCATCTCACCGATCCGGGCGTCGTCCCGAACCTGCTGCAAACCGGCGCCGGGGCGCCAGCGGGCATCCTCGTCTACGAAGGAGACCTGCTTCCAAAGGTGTTTCAGAATCAGGTGATTCACACCGACCCTGGGCGGAACATCGTCCGTGCGTATCCGGTGACGACCGACGCGGCGGGCTTTAAGGCCCGGATCGTCGATATTCTCGGGAGCACGCGCAACCAATGGTTCCGGCCGTGCGATGTTTGCGTTGCTCCGGATGGCTCGCTGTTTGTCGCCGATTGGTACGATCCGGGGGTCGGAGGGCACGCCCAGGCCGACACCGACCGCGGCCGCATCTTCCGCATCGCCCCGAAGGGAAGCAAATACATCGTGCCGGAATTCGATTTCGAAACGATCGACGGCGCGATCGAGGCACTCAAGAACCCCTGCCTCGCCGTGCGCTACCTGGCCTGGACCAAACTGCACGACGCCGGCGCGCAGGCCGAACCGGCCCTCGTGAAACTGTTTCAATCCGACAATCCGCGCTATCGGGCGCGAGCGCTTTGGCTCTTGAGCAAGCTCGAAGGTCGCGGGCCCACGCATATTGAGGCGGCGCTCGGGGATGCCAATCCCGATATCCGGATCACGGCGCTGCGGGCGGCGCGCGAGCTGAATCTCGACGTGATCCCGTTGGTCGCGAAGGTCGTCGACGATTCATCGCCGCAAGTTCGTCGCGACGCGGCAATTGCCTTGCGGCACAGCAAATCTCCGGCGGCAGCCAACCTGTGGGCTGAGTTGGCAATGCAGCACGACGGCAAGGACCGTTGGTATCTCGAAGCGCTCGGGATCGGCGCGGATAAGCAATGGGACACCTATTTCGCCGCGTGGCTCAAGAAGGCTGGCGATGACTGGACGAGCCTCGCCGGGCGCGACATTGTTTGGCGTAGCCGGGCGAAGGGGGCGCTGCCGCTCCTGGCGAAGCTGATTCTCGATCGTTCGACGACGCTCGAGGAACGAGTTCGTTACTTCCGGGCGTTCGATTTCCACACCGACCCGTCGAAGCAAGACGTGCTCGTCGGTCTGCTCGGCGCCAATCATCCCGATCAAGCGGCGATCGGCGCCTTGGCTCTCAGGCAGTTGCACGGCGCGCGGCCGGATTCGCCGCAGTTCACGATGGCGCTCGCGAGGACGCTCGACGCTGCCCGCGGGACGGACCAATTCCTCGATCTGGTGATGACATACGATATCCGCGATCGGGCCGATGAACTCATGGCGATGGCGCTCGCCGATTCAAGCGGCACGCGCGGCGTGAAGGCAGCGCAGTATCTCTTGCGCAGCGGTGAGAACGACCACTTTCGGAAATCGTTGGCAGGCGACGACGCCACGGCTGAAAAGCTACTGACCCTGCTCGGGCTGACGCAGGAGCCGTCGGCTATCGATCTGATTTTGCCGCTCGTTCTGGACCCTAAGCGGAGCCAAACGCTGCGGAGCGCCGGCGTCCGTGCGCTGGGTCATAGCCGCCTGGGGGAGCAAGCGATCTTGAATCTCGCCGCCAAGGGCAAGATCACGGTCGAGCTGCAATATGCTGCTGCGAAAGTGCTGCAAGCTGCGAGCGATAGCGGCATCCGCGCCGAGGCCGCCAAATATCTCAAGCTCCCCGAGCCGGCCGGCGGAAAACCGCTCCCGCCGCTATCGGCGCTGCTCAAGCGCCGCGGGAACGTCGAGCACGGAAAGGCCGTGTTCAACACCACCGGCACTTGCGCCAAGTGCCACGCGATCAACGGCATCGGCAAAGACGTCGGGCCAAACCTCTCCGAGATCGGCGGCAAGTTTCCCAAAGACGCTCTCTACGAATCGATCCTCTTTCCGAGCGCCGCGATCGCCCACAACTTCGAGACCCATCGCCTTGAATTGCAAAATGGCAATGTGGTGCAAGGGATCATCGTGAGCGAAACGGCCGATTCGATCTCGATCAAGACGATCGAGGCGATCGTCCAGACCTACAAGAAGACCGACATCGCCGATAACACGGAGGTCAAGGTTTCTCTCATGCCGGCCGACCTGCAAAAGCTGCTGACCGTGGACGATCTGGTCGACGTGGTCGAGTACCTAACGACCTGCAGGCCGGCAAAATGA
- the purE gene encoding 5-(carboxyamino)imidazole ribonucleotide mutase, with protein MEKAAGPLVGIVIGSKSDWETMRHAAETLKQFGVPHESLVASAHRTPQRVSDFVTSAAGRGIEVLIAAAGGAAHLPGVVAALTLIPVLGVPMESQSLKGLDSLLSIVQMPAGIPVGTLAIGKPGAINAALLAIAILSNSRPELREKLREHRAAQAAKIEAEKLD; from the coding sequence ATGGAAAAGGCTGCCGGCCCGTTGGTGGGCATCGTCATCGGGAGCAAATCGGATTGGGAAACGATGCGGCACGCGGCCGAAACGCTCAAGCAATTTGGCGTGCCGCACGAGTCGCTCGTTGCTTCCGCGCATCGCACTCCGCAGCGCGTCTCCGATTTCGTCACTTCTGCCGCCGGCCGCGGGATCGAGGTGCTGATTGCCGCGGCGGGCGGGGCAGCGCATCTGCCGGGCGTCGTCGCCGCGCTCACTCTGATACCGGTCCTCGGCGTGCCGATGGAAAGTCAATCGCTCAAGGGATTGGACTCGCTGTTGTCGATCGTGCAGATGCCGGCTGGAATCCCAGTCGGCACGTTGGCGATCGGCAAGCCGGGGGCCATCAACGCCGCGCTCTTGGCGATCGCGATCCTCAGCAACTCACGGCCCGAGCTGCGCGAGAAGCTCCGCGAGCATCGCGCCGCGCAAGCCGCCAAGATCGAAGCCGAGAAGCTGGATTGA
- a CDS encoding L-threonylcarbamoyladenylate synthase — translation MTDVYKVRSIGQAPSAMRRAADALRRGGLVAFPTETVYGLGANALDPAAVARIFAAKGRPANNPLIVHVASVEQARELAAGWPKTAERLAARFWPGPLTLVLPKQPIVPELVTAGAATVGLRIPAHPIARALIEAAGVPIAAPSANRSNAISPTTAEHVLKSLGAEVDIVLDGGRTSGGLESTVLDLDSDPPRLLRPGLVGPAEIELWIGPIARTAPTPHDPPQPLASPGQLPRHYSPRAPMECCMGDGRARVETLARAGIHVGWLTLAVGDRDTLSAGGSAHNEGEEPPRDVTIVPMPAAPADYAAKLYAALHALDDAGIERIVVDMPPDTEPWLAIRDRLRRGSIG, via the coding sequence ATGACCGACGTTTACAAAGTCCGTTCGATAGGGCAGGCGCCGAGCGCGATGCGTCGCGCGGCCGATGCCCTGCGCCGCGGCGGACTTGTCGCTTTTCCGACGGAAACCGTTTACGGTCTCGGCGCGAATGCGCTCGATCCGGCGGCCGTCGCGCGAATCTTCGCCGCGAAGGGGAGGCCGGCGAATAATCCGCTGATCGTGCACGTGGCGAGCGTCGAACAAGCCCGCGAACTGGCAGCCGGTTGGCCCAAGACCGCCGAGCGATTGGCAGCACGATTCTGGCCGGGGCCGCTGACGCTCGTGCTCCCCAAGCAGCCGATCGTGCCGGAACTCGTCACGGCCGGCGCGGCGACGGTTGGACTGCGGATTCCGGCGCATCCGATCGCTCGTGCGTTGATCGAAGCGGCGGGAGTGCCGATTGCCGCCCCGAGCGCCAATCGCTCGAACGCGATTTCGCCGACCACGGCGGAGCACGTGCTGAAGAGCCTCGGCGCGGAAGTCGATATCGTGCTTGACGGCGGGCGAACGAGCGGCGGCCTGGAATCCACTGTGCTGGATTTGGACTCCGATCCTCCGCGGTTGCTGAGGCCAGGATTGGTTGGGCCGGCTGAGATCGAGCTGTGGATCGGTCCGATCGCTCGAACGGCGCCGACGCCGCACGATCCACCGCAGCCGTTGGCATCGCCTGGCCAACTTCCGCGGCATTATTCGCCGCGAGCGCCGATGGAATGTTGCATGGGTGACGGGCGAGCGCGCGTCGAAACATTGGCGCGGGCTGGGATTCACGTCGGCTGGTTAACCTTGGCCGTAGGCGATCGTGATACGCTCTCCGCTGGCGGGAGTGCGCATAATGAGGGGGAAGAACCGCCGCGCGACGTTACTATCGTTCCCATGCCGGCTGCTCCAGCGGACTATGCCGCTAAGCTGTACGCCGCCTTGCACGCGCTGGACGATGCGGGCATCGAGCGGATCGTCGTCGATATGCCTCCGGATACCGAGCCGTGGTTGGCAATCCGTGACCGCCTGCGCCGCGGCTCGATCGGATAG
- the purH gene encoding bifunctional phosphoribosylaminoimidazolecarboxamide formyltransferase/IMP cyclohydrolase produces the protein MQTHVPIQRALISVSNKLGLANFAQGLAAAGVKIYSTGGTRQFLEKEGVAVEDVSAYTGFPEMMEGRIKTLHPKIHGGILARHDRDDDRQSAAEHGIVTFELVVVNLYPFEETVARPEVADAEAIEQIDIGGPSLIRAAAKNHRFVAVATAPEQYAELLEQISATGGTTLPLRRKLATTAFLRTAHYDKAIAEYFLTTATTDAEFPPRLQLDLDRKKVLRYGENPHQRGALYSLAGCGDVNLVAAHQLHGKELSYNNLLDLDSALAIVRTMPGAGAVVIKHNNPCGAATAASLAVAMRRALDGDPVSAFGSVIGVNQPLDAATAEVFCEPDRFVEAIVAPSFEPDAVEILTTRPKWKANVRLMEVGPLEVERAAWQVRQIAGGMLVQAPDSADDPESEWKVVTEAQPNAEQMADLRLAWLLVRHVKSNAITIVKDGMLIGAGAGQMSRVDSVEIAVRKAGPRAVGAVLGSDAFFPFADSIPMAAGAGITAILQPGGSRRDEDVIAACNAHGLSMVFTGRRHFKH, from the coding sequence ATGCAGACACACGTTCCGATCCAACGCGCGTTAATCAGCGTCAGCAATAAACTGGGGCTGGCCAATTTTGCTCAAGGCCTCGCGGCGGCTGGCGTGAAAATCTATAGCACGGGCGGCACGCGCCAGTTTCTCGAGAAGGAGGGCGTCGCCGTCGAGGACGTGAGCGCGTATACCGGCTTTCCCGAAATGATGGAAGGCCGGATCAAGACGCTGCACCCGAAGATTCACGGGGGCATCCTGGCCCGCCACGATCGGGACGACGACCGCCAATCGGCCGCCGAGCACGGAATCGTCACGTTCGAATTGGTCGTCGTGAACCTCTATCCATTCGAGGAGACGGTCGCCCGGCCCGAAGTGGCCGATGCCGAGGCGATCGAGCAAATCGACATCGGCGGACCGAGCCTGATTCGGGCGGCGGCGAAAAACCATCGCTTCGTCGCCGTGGCCACTGCGCCCGAGCAATACGCGGAACTGCTCGAGCAAATATCAGCCACGGGCGGCACGACGCTCCCCTTGCGGCGGAAGCTGGCCACGACCGCGTTCTTGCGCACCGCGCATTACGACAAGGCGATCGCCGAATACTTTCTTACAACCGCCACAACCGACGCCGAATTCCCGCCCCGGTTACAGCTCGATTTGGATCGCAAGAAGGTGCTCCGCTATGGAGAAAATCCACACCAACGCGGCGCGCTCTATTCGCTTGCGGGCTGCGGCGATGTGAATCTAGTTGCCGCGCACCAGCTTCACGGCAAGGAGTTGTCCTACAACAATTTGCTCGATCTGGATAGCGCGCTGGCGATTGTCCGCACGATGCCCGGCGCCGGGGCCGTTGTGATTAAGCACAACAACCCGTGCGGGGCAGCGACGGCGGCGAGCCTCGCGGTGGCGATGCGGCGGGCGCTCGACGGCGATCCGGTAAGCGCCTTCGGCTCGGTGATCGGAGTGAACCAACCGCTCGACGCGGCGACGGCCGAGGTGTTTTGCGAGCCGGATCGATTCGTCGAGGCGATCGTCGCACCGAGTTTCGAGCCGGATGCCGTGGAGATTCTCACCACGCGGCCGAAGTGGAAGGCGAATGTGCGGCTGATGGAGGTTGGTCCGCTTGAGGTCGAACGGGCGGCATGGCAGGTTCGCCAGATCGCGGGCGGAATGCTCGTTCAAGCGCCCGATTCTGCGGACGATCCCGAAAGCGAGTGGAAGGTGGTGACCGAGGCCCAGCCGAACGCCGAGCAAATGGCCGATCTGCGTCTGGCCTGGCTCCTCGTGCGGCATGTGAAATCGAACGCGATCACGATCGTGAAGGATGGAATGCTGATCGGCGCCGGAGCCGGGCAAATGAGCCGCGTCGATTCGGTCGAGATTGCCGTCCGCAAGGCCGGGCCGCGAGCGGTCGGCGCCGTGCTCGGGTCCGACGCCTTCTTCCCATTCGCCGATTCGATCCCGATGGCCGCGGGGGCGGGAATTACGGCGATCCTTCAGCCCGGCGGCTCGCGCCGCGACGAAGACGTGATCGCCGCCTGCAACGCCCACGGCCTGTCGATGGTTTTCACCGGAAGAAGGCACTTCAAGCACTAG
- the trpC gene encoding indole-3-glycerol phosphate synthase TrpC produces the protein MSSVLDKIVASKWREIEQLKVERPLTVLRDATAAAPPPRDFFAGLAKPGPIRLIAEVKKASPSAGVIRDHFDPIDVAMTYERHGATCLSVLTDGPYFQGSLADLRGVREAVDLPVLRKDFILDEYQLYEARAAGADAVLLIAECLDDCNLRKLHDRSVAMGMSPLIELYDAENIERVLAAGATLVGVNNRDLRTFKTDIEHTLRLRERVPEECVLVAESGIRTRADVLRLEAAGIDAVLVGETLMSSRDIGAAVDSLLGRV, from the coding sequence TTGTCCTCCGTTCTCGACAAAATCGTCGCCAGCAAGTGGCGCGAGATTGAGCAGTTGAAGGTCGAGCGGCCGCTGACCGTGCTGCGCGATGCGACGGCCGCTGCCCCGCCGCCGCGCGATTTCTTCGCCGGCCTCGCCAAGCCGGGACCGATCCGCCTGATTGCCGAAGTGAAGAAGGCCAGCCCGTCGGCCGGGGTGATCCGCGACCATTTCGATCCAATCGACGTGGCCATGACCTACGAGCGGCACGGGGCGACGTGCTTGAGCGTGCTCACCGATGGCCCCTATTTTCAAGGGAGTCTGGCGGACCTCCGCGGTGTGCGCGAGGCGGTCGACTTGCCCGTGCTGAGGAAGGACTTCATCCTCGACGAATATCAGCTTTATGAAGCCCGCGCGGCCGGCGCCGACGCGGTGCTGCTGATCGCCGAATGCCTCGACGACTGCAACTTGCGAAAGCTCCACGATCGATCCGTGGCGATGGGGATGTCGCCGCTGATCGAGCTGTACGACGCCGAGAATATCGAGCGAGTGCTCGCAGCCGGGGCGACGCTCGTGGGAGTCAACAACCGCGATCTTCGGACTTTCAAGACCGATATCGAACATACGCTACGGCTCCGGGAGCGCGTCCCCGAGGAATGCGTGCTGGTCGCGGAAAGTGGAATCCGGACTCGTGCCGACGTGCTCCGCTTGGAGGCAGCCGGGATCGACGCAGTCCTAGTGGGAGAAACACTGATGTCGAGCCGCGACATCGGCGCCGCCGTCGATTCGTTACTGGGAAGAGTTTAG
- a CDS encoding C-terminal binding protein translates to MPKYKVLLTDYAWPDLEIERRVLAEVDAELVIAKQSDAASLAKQATDADAIMTNWARVNETVLSAAPKCRIVARLGIGLDNIDVAFATRRGMIVTNVPDYCLTEVAEHALALLLGLARKIAYYHGETKRGQYRLQAGPLLRRIEGQTLGIVGFGQIGRKLAEKALAIKLRILATGRTRPVLLDEVEWCPLDELLQRSDYVSLHLPLTPQTRHLIGADQLARMKPTAYLINTARGGLIDADALAAALAAGRLAGAALDVQDPEPPDLSQPPYDDPRVIVTPHAAFVSIESLENLRTRAARQVAAALAGDMPENVVNQKG, encoded by the coding sequence ATGCCGAAATATAAAGTTCTGCTTACGGATTATGCGTGGCCCGATCTGGAGATCGAACGGCGAGTTCTGGCCGAAGTGGATGCTGAACTGGTCATCGCGAAACAGAGCGATGCCGCCTCGTTGGCAAAGCAGGCGACCGATGCCGACGCGATCATGACGAATTGGGCGCGCGTGAATGAGACGGTTCTGTCCGCCGCGCCGAAATGCCGGATCGTCGCGCGATTGGGAATCGGGCTGGACAATATCGACGTCGCGTTCGCCACCCGCCGCGGGATGATTGTCACGAACGTGCCGGACTATTGCTTGACAGAAGTGGCCGAGCATGCGCTCGCATTGCTGCTCGGTCTCGCCCGCAAAATCGCGTACTATCATGGCGAGACGAAGCGCGGGCAGTATCGATTGCAGGCCGGCCCGTTGCTTCGCCGAATCGAAGGTCAAACGCTGGGGATCGTAGGGTTCGGCCAAATCGGACGAAAACTAGCCGAAAAGGCGCTTGCGATCAAGCTGCGAATTCTCGCGACCGGGCGCACTCGCCCCGTCTTGCTCGACGAGGTCGAGTGGTGCCCGCTCGACGAGCTGCTCCAACGGAGCGACTACGTTTCGCTGCATCTGCCGCTCACGCCGCAGACGCGGCACTTGATCGGGGCCGATCAACTCGCGCGAATGAAGCCAACCGCGTATCTCATCAATACGGCTCGCGGCGGATTGATCGACGCCGACGCGCTGGCCGCGGCGCTCGCCGCGGGTCGGCTGGCCGGCGCGGCGCTCGATGTGCAGGACCCCGAACCGCCCGACTTGAGCCAACCCCCCTACGACGATCCGCGAGTGATCGTCACGCCGCACGCCGCGTTCGTCTCGATCGAGTCGCTCGAAAACCTCCGCACTCGCGCCGCCCGGCAGGTGGCGGCCGCGCTCGCCGGCGACATGCCGGAGAACGTGGTGAACCAGAAGGGATGA